The window AGCAGTGGCATCAAACTTGCTTGGAGCTACCGGGGCTCTGGACCCAAGGAAGGCTTCATGTTTGGTAGTATTCGAAGCAAAAGATCATCGGATGGAGTCCCAGTTTGGGGCCCTTTTCACACGCGACGTGCATGGATTTGTCCCCCCGAGGTTCCCAACCTGTCGTCGAAGGAGAAGGTGGCTGCATCGTAAAGGCTTTAACTCAAACacaggggggggggagaggTTGAGGAGAATGGTTGCTTGATCGACGAGGAAACATAAAGGCAGAATTATGCCCTCACTCCCCAATGCTCTCCTCCTGGTTTCCCTCCGATTGAGGATTTTATGAAATATCGTTGCTagatattaataaagatattatactTGCCCGcacaagaaaggaaaaaccaAGGTAATCAATTTGGAAACCTCTTATTCGCCCGCGCCGTCGGGGCCGGGGTAACACATGTCTAACAGGCATTATCAAGGCAGGAACCACCTTGACAATAGGACTCATCGTCGAAACGACGTCGACGGCGGACGAATGACAGATTACCTTCCCGTTTGAAACGTTGATCTTACATGCCAAGTCGCAATCTCTATCCCCTTTCCATCACATTGTCTCTCTCCCTAGGAACGTGCTTCTTGTTGTGCATGGGGGGGAACAACCTTTCGTAATCAGGGAACAGCCGCATGGTCTGATTTGCAATCCACTTCGGAGGGTAAAAATAGAATCTGGAATCTCGGGAAAGCCCTATTCTGCAGGTCAGTCTAGATAAGACGTTTGTACGGTAAGCGGCCAGATGGTTGTGTGTCCCTTTTGTCgctgttgctgatgagaTTTTTGGTGTTTGCCAGAAAGGACATATAGACCTCCCCCCTGGGTGTTCTATCGAATCTTCGCATCTGCAACCACTCACCTATTCACAGCAAGATACAATCTTGCTCGTCATCATAATTCCTctttcatcctcatcctcatctcttgtccttttcttctccatctcatcaCACCCTTGCCTTTAATCACTGCCGACCCTAAGGGGGTTATATAGCAGAGACATTATCCTTATCTTTGGGGAGCAAATACCCTGCTTTCGACTCTATTCTTTGACCGAATCGATTTGTACCAACATAACCATTGAAAATGGCACGGAGCGAAGACTTCAACCACCAGCATATGTACGAATTCATCGGCGCTGTAGGAGGGCTCGCTGCGATACCCATCGTCTTCCACCTTGGACGACGACTTGCCCAGAAGACAAACGTTGGCAAGAAAGGGGTCTCCGCGTTGGCTGTATTGTCTCGGTAAGAGATAATCCATCATAACTCGATGTTGTCAACTCACTTCGTAGTAAAGAGGCTAAGACAAAGATTGGAGGAATATAGGAAACCGCGAAGTGTTCTTCTTCACACAGCACCTGGAGTGCCTTCTCGAGGACATGCTGTCCTAGTTTCTCTTTACGTTGCCATCAACCTCATCCTCACCTTCACAAACATTAATAATCCCGGCATTCAGCTCACTGCCATCATAGGTGGGCGAGCAGCATGGTAAGAATACTCATGGAAAACGTTCAGAAGActcgccgtcttcttttcttggtgCAACAAGCTTATGATGGGGGAAAATTAGGATGGCCCTTGCGAATTTAGTCGTTCTCATCTTTCTCGCTTTGAAGAACACTCCCCTGGCATTCCTCACAGCCTGGTCGTACGAGCGTCTCAACATCTTGCATCAAATCGCCGGCTACATGTGCGTCAGCTTTGTCATCATCCACGCCTCTTGCTACACCACTTACTTCAAGAACATGGGAAGGATCTCCATCCTTCGGGAAGAGAGTGTGATATACGGCGAGATTGCCGGCTTGTCTTTTGTAATTGTTGGATTCGCCGGAGCGGTTATTCGTCGATGGTGGTACGAACTCTTCTACTATGTCCACATGAGCTTTTGGatcctcgccatcgtcatggtCGGTCTTCACCAGCCAATGTTTGCTAAGAGGATTGTTTTTGTTGTGATTGCTACCGCTGGTATCTGGGTGCTCGACCGTCTTATTCGCGTAACCCGCTTGTTGGTATACAGCGCCAACAACACCGCTACCCTTACACCTCTGCCAAACGGTGGCACTCGAGTAACCCTCAAGAAGGCTCCCCTGGGCGCCGTATCTGGACAACACTGCTTTCTTTGGATCCCCTCCGTCCGAGTAAGCGAGACACATCCTTTCACGATTGCAGCTATGGATCCCATGGAGTTTGTTGTCAACTCCCATGATGGTTTCACTCAGGACCTTCACCGATACGCCGTCAAAAACCCTGGTGCAACCGTCAAGGCCTCAGTTGAAGGAGCTTATGGTACCCTACCTGATGCTTCTGAGTACGAGAGGGTTTTTTTGGTTGCAGGTGGAAGCGGTTCAACTTTTACCTTTGGCATGGTGCTCAACATGCTCAGGGATATGTCTCCTGAGCAACAGGACAAGAAGATCACCTTCGTCTTGTTGGTCAAATATAGGAGTGAGTAAACATGATTAGCCCTAAAGAGATGAAAACAATGAGCTAACAAAGACATGAACAGGTCACCTTACTTGGGTTGCGTCTCACCTCGAAACTCTTGCAAAAGATCCACGTGTGCGGCTTGAAGTCTATGTCACTCGATCGTCGGAAGAGAAGACAGATGAGGAGATGCGCCTAGGATCAATGCCCACCACAGCATCTTCCGAGACCGATGCCGAGAAAGCAATTCCTACTGTGACAGCTCAGCCGATTCGATCTGCCGGCTCAGCATCCTCTGAGGAGTTAAGTTTAGAAGAAACGGAATCAGTACCATTGAACGCCTATGAGAACTCCATCAAGAGTGGCAAACCAGATATCTCTGCTTTGATTCGAACCGAGATTGAGGAGACACCGGTAGAGAACCGTATCCTAGTCTTGGGCTGCGGACCTGACGGTCTCATGACACAAGTCCGCAACACCACCGCGGCATGCATACGATCTGACGGTCCCGGAGTTGAGCTCCACTGTGAACAATTCGGTTGGTAAACATCTCCGACAAAGCACTGGgtatctgcttttttttttttcctttctctgaattgtttcttttttatggTTATGGATTTCAGATGTCTCTCGATCTGAGTGTTAAAAAAGTGAATTTTCGGTTTCG is drawn from Trichoderma asperellum chromosome 4, complete sequence and contains these coding sequences:
- a CDS encoding uncharacterized protein (EggNog:ENOG41~TransMembrane:5 (n3-14c20/21o36-57i69-91o97-115i124-141o251-271i)~SECRETED:SignalP(1-20)): MALANLVVLIFLALKNTPLAFLTAWSYERLNILHQIAGYMCVSFVIIHASCYTTYFKNMGRISILREESVIYGEIAGLSFVIVGFAGAVIRRWWYELFYYVHMSFWILAIVMVGLHQPMFAKRIVFVVIATAGIWVLDRLIRVTRLLVYSANNTATLTPLPNGGTRVTLKKAPLGAVSGQHCFLWIPSVRVSETHPFTIAAMDPMEFVVNSHDGFTQDLHRYAVKNPGATVKASVEGAYGTLPDASEYERVFLVAGGSGSTFTFGMVLNMLRDMSPEQQDKKITFVLLVKYRSHLTWVASHLETLAKDPRVRLEVYVTRSSEEKTDEEMRLGSMPTTASSETDAEKAIPTVTAQPIRSAGSASSEELSLEETESVPLNAYENSIKSGKPDISALIRTEIEETPVENRILVLGCGPDGLMTQVRNTTAACIRSDGPGVELHCEQFGW
- a CDS encoding uncharacterized protein (EggNog:ENOG41~TransMembrane:8 (i12-32o71-91i98-120o140-157i178-199o205-223i232-249o359-379i)), which gives rise to MARSEDFNHQHMYEFIGAVGGLAAIPIVFHLGRRLAQKTNVGKKGVSALAVLSRKPRSVLLHTAPGVPSRGHAVLVSLYVAINLILTFTNINNPGIQLTAIIGGRAAWMALANLVVLIFLALKNTPLAFLTAWSYERLNILHQIAGYMCVSFVIIHASCYTTYFKNMGRISILREESVIYGEIAGLSFVIVGFAGAVIRRWWYELFYYVHMSFWILAIVMVGLHQPMFAKRIVFVVIATAGIWVLDRLIRVTRLLVYSANNTATLTPLPNGGTRVTLKKAPLGAVSGQHCFLWIPSVRVSETHPFTIAAMDPMEFVVNSHDGFTQDLHRYAVKNPGATVKASVEGAYGTLPDASEYERVFLVAGGSGSTFTFGMVLNMLRDMSPEQQDKKITFVLLVKYRSHLTWVASHLETLAKDPRVRLEVYVTRSSEEKTDEEMRLGSMPTTASSETDAEKAIPTVTAQPIRSAGSASSEELSLEETESVPLNAYENSIKSGKPDISALIRTEIEETPVENRILVLGCGPDGLMTQVRNTTAACIRSDGPGVELHCEQFGW